Proteins co-encoded in one Gleimia hominis genomic window:
- the cas2e gene encoding type I-E CRISPR-associated endoribonuclease Cas2e — MTLVLTACPQGLRGDLTKWLIEVSPGVYVGQVSARIRELLWDRVCELCNEGRVVMTYSAPGEQRLKARVHNQEWQPVDFDGLTLIKRPFKRKVQAGRKTGWSIASRMARARQGKWRDAYTTVEKN; from the coding sequence ATGACGTTGGTGTTGACTGCTTGTCCGCAGGGTCTGCGGGGTGATTTGACGAAGTGGTTGATAGAGGTGAGCCCGGGTGTGTATGTGGGGCAGGTGTCTGCGCGGATTCGGGAGCTTTTGTGGGATCGGGTGTGTGAGCTTTGTAATGAAGGGAGGGTGGTGATGACGTATTCGGCGCCTGGTGAGCAGCGGCTGAAAGCTCGGGTGCATAATCAGGAATGGCAACCAGTGGATTTTGATGGTCTTACGTTGATTAAGCGGCCTTTTAAGAGGAAGGTGCAGGCAGGTCGGAAAACAGGTTGGAGTATTGCAAGCCGCATGGCCAGGGCACGTCAAGGGAAGTGGCG
- the cas1e gene encoding type I-E CRISPR-associated endonuclease Cas1e, translating to MFGVAPPRRQEVGQVSDRWSFVYLERCTVNRDDNAITATDAEGTVHIPVAMVACLMLGPGTRVTYAAMALLGDSGVSVVWVGEKGVRFYAGGRSLAASSCLLDVQARLSTTPRERVKVARRMYEWRFPNEDVSTLTMQQLRGREGARMRRVYADVSERTGVSWSRRDYDSQDFSYGDPVNQALSAANACLYGVVHAVVAALGCSPALGFVHAGTDRAFLFDVADLYKAQTSIPIAFEVVSEGVADVTGEVRRRMRDAIVEHRLLERISADIKELLVPGEDPDLSASGLVLWSGQAGGPVEAGKNYADEKRRRGSVEPGALGGGQW from the coding sequence ATGTTTGGAGTGGCGCCTCCGCGGCGTCAGGAGGTTGGTCAAGTTAGTGACCGCTGGTCTTTTGTGTATTTAGAGCGTTGCACGGTTAATCGGGATGATAATGCGATTACCGCTACTGATGCGGAGGGGACGGTTCATATTCCGGTGGCGATGGTGGCGTGTTTGATGTTGGGTCCGGGGACGCGGGTGACTTATGCGGCGATGGCGTTGCTTGGGGATTCGGGTGTGTCCGTGGTGTGGGTTGGTGAGAAGGGGGTGCGGTTTTACGCTGGGGGTCGGTCTTTAGCTGCGAGTTCGTGTTTGTTGGATGTGCAGGCTCGGTTGAGTACGACACCGCGGGAGCGTGTGAAGGTTGCGCGGCGAATGTATGAGTGGCGGTTTCCTAATGAGGATGTTTCGACGCTGACGATGCAGCAGTTGCGTGGGCGTGAGGGTGCGCGTATGCGACGGGTTTACGCTGATGTTTCGGAACGTACTGGGGTTTCTTGGAGTAGGCGGGATTATGATTCGCAGGATTTTTCTTATGGGGATCCGGTGAATCAGGCTCTTTCTGCTGCTAATGCGTGTTTGTATGGTGTGGTGCATGCTGTGGTTGCGGCGTTGGGTTGTTCGCCCGCGTTGGGGTTTGTGCATGCGGGTACTGATCGGGCTTTCCTTTTTGATGTTGCGGATTTGTATAAGGCGCAGACTTCGATTCCGATTGCGTTTGAGGTTGTGTCTGAGGGGGTTGCTGATGTTACGGGGGAGGTGCGTCGGCGGATGCGTGACGCGATTGTTGAGCACCGGTTGCTTGAGCGTATCAGTGCTGACATTAAGGAGTTGCTTGTACCTGGGGAGGATCCTGATTTGAGTGCGAGTGGTTTGGTTTTGTGGTCTGGGCAGGCGGGTGGACCTGTTGAGGCGGGAAAGAACTATGCGGACGAGAAGCGTCGGCGAGGTTCGGTAGAGCCTGGTGCGCTTGGGGGGGGCCAGTGGTGA
- the cas6e gene encoding type I-E CRISPR-associated protein Cas6/Cse3/CasE — MTSTFSLIEINARRRGGAKLIANPQAMHAAVMSSFPPSALEAAPSRVLWRLDHDGPAYKLYVVSPIDPDFTHIVEQAGWAGQEWKSADYERFLDRITEGERYAFRLTANPVKREPANHGERKTGPVRPLTVNGQIKWLVDRAQKNGFRCLQRSEFDSTLPVHALGDDPALGDDPALGDGLTVGDADELPAPLVTVTRCDDTRFHRKSKPLSAENPQSDRHSSGKSRFKRLSIRKAQFDGVLEVTDADLLRSALLNGIGRAKGYGCGLMTMKPVP; from the coding sequence GTGACGAGCACGTTTTCGCTGATTGAGATTAACGCGCGTAGGCGTGGGGGTGCGAAACTGATTGCGAACCCGCAGGCTATGCATGCGGCTGTGATGTCGAGTTTCCCACCGAGCGCTTTAGAAGCGGCGCCATCACGCGTGCTGTGGCGTTTGGATCATGATGGGCCGGCGTACAAGTTATATGTGGTTAGCCCAATCGATCCGGATTTTACGCATATTGTGGAGCAGGCCGGATGGGCTGGTCAGGAGTGGAAAAGCGCGGACTACGAGCGGTTCCTTGACCGCATCACTGAAGGTGAGCGTTACGCGTTCCGCCTTACTGCTAACCCGGTTAAGCGCGAGCCTGCTAACCATGGGGAGAGGAAAACTGGGCCCGTGCGCCCACTGACTGTTAATGGCCAGATTAAGTGGCTGGTTGACAGGGCACAGAAGAACGGGTTCCGGTGCCTGCAACGCAGCGAGTTTGATTCGACTCTCCCGGTTCACGCCCTAGGGGATGACCCGGCCTTAGGGGATGACCCGGCCTTAGGGGATGGTCTCACCGTAGGAGACGCGGATGAGCTACCAGCACCGCTAGTAACGGTCACGCGGTGTGATGACACTAGGTTCCACCGCAAATCGAAGCCTCTTTCTGCTGAGAATCCGCAGTCTGATCGACACAGTAGCGGAAAGAGCCGTTTTAAGCGGCTTTCTATCCGGAAGGCTCAGTTTGACGGTGTCCTGGAGGTTACTGATGCGGATTTGTTGCGTTCGGCCTTGTTGAATGGGATTGGGAGGGCGAAGGGCTATGGCTGTGGTTTGATGACGATGAAGCCAGTTCCGTAG
- the cas5e gene encoding type I-E CRISPR-associated protein Cas5/CasD, whose translation MSTLLLKLRGPLQSWGSASRYMVRHTDNVPTKSGVVGLCAAALGRERTADMSDLSALMFGVRVDQPGTILRDFQTAQRAGEKNTSIITRYYLQDACFVAGLEGPRDTLAQIAEALKRPVFPLFLGRRSCPASTDILLGVHDSSLEESLRSLQWQAAQWYQRRMKNDAQHLCKSAITLPIFRDAHEGERGDAIRDVPVSFSQEERRYAWREVVECEPVHVPVASTQPEAGLRFDGGYFEAVDSQ comes from the coding sequence ATGAGCACCTTGTTGTTAAAACTACGAGGTCCGCTGCAGTCTTGGGGAAGTGCTAGCCGCTACATGGTCCGCCACACGGATAATGTGCCCACAAAATCGGGGGTGGTTGGTTTGTGTGCGGCTGCGTTGGGACGTGAACGCACCGCGGACATGTCGGATTTGAGTGCGCTGATGTTCGGTGTGCGGGTGGACCAGCCGGGCACTATCTTGCGTGATTTCCAAACGGCGCAGCGGGCCGGTGAGAAAAACACCAGCATCATCACCCGTTACTATCTGCAGGACGCGTGTTTTGTAGCTGGGTTGGAAGGCCCTCGGGACACGCTTGCACAGATTGCAGAGGCTTTGAAACGCCCGGTGTTCCCCCTGTTTTTAGGGCGGCGTTCTTGCCCGGCGAGTACGGATATTTTGTTGGGGGTCCATGATTCTTCGCTTGAGGAGTCGCTGCGTTCTCTACAGTGGCAGGCGGCGCAGTGGTATCAGCGGCGGATGAAGAACGATGCGCAGCATTTATGCAAGAGCGCGATCACCCTTCCCATTTTCCGCGACGCGCACGAAGGTGAGAGGGGGGACGCGATCCGCGACGTGCCAGTTAGTTTCTCGCAGGAAGAACGCCGCTACGCGTGGCGGGAAGTGGTGGAATGCGAACCGGTTCACGTGCCCGTGGCTTCTACCCAGCCTGAAGCTGGTTTGCGTTTCGATGGGGGTTATTTTGAGGCGGTGGATTCGCAGTGA
- the cas7e gene encoding type I-E CRISPR-associated protein Cas7/Cse4/CasC, with amino-acid sequence MTTYVDVHALQTVPPSNINRDDTGAPKTAMFGGTTRHRVSSQAWKRAIRKDFNENFDAIKIGTRSRRLPQIIAKKVVDKSGDEWSIDDALEAVKKVFTAAGMKTKTVDRAGNAIEESEYLVFLSSRQIEQIADWIVANPEEKPKKKVVSELFDTNQSIDIALFGRMVADAPDFNVDASSQVAHALGVAPAEQEFDYFTAVDDITVQEEETGAGMIGTLPMMSSTLYRYATVNADQLAANLTDDKEVTGAAIAAFIEAFIRSMPTGKQNTFANRTLPDAVLVAIREDRPISYVNAFEEAIEETGKGIRTEAATRLVKEAQAIEATYDTKPVKSWVIALPDLAEILEPLGEVGSRSEVLGQLREALTSLDLGSSEA; translated from the coding sequence ATGACCACCTACGTTGATGTACACGCACTGCAGACGGTTCCACCTTCGAACATTAACCGGGACGACACAGGCGCGCCGAAAACCGCAATGTTCGGTGGCACCACCCGCCACCGGGTTTCTTCCCAAGCGTGGAAGAGGGCTATTCGCAAGGACTTCAACGAGAACTTTGATGCGATCAAGATTGGGACGCGGTCGCGGCGGCTTCCCCAAATAATCGCAAAGAAAGTGGTTGATAAAAGCGGTGACGAATGGTCTATTGACGACGCCCTGGAAGCCGTGAAGAAAGTGTTCACGGCTGCTGGGATGAAAACTAAAACTGTTGATCGCGCTGGCAATGCGATTGAAGAAAGCGAGTACCTCGTATTCTTGTCTTCGCGCCAAATAGAGCAGATCGCAGACTGGATTGTGGCGAATCCGGAAGAGAAACCGAAGAAAAAAGTAGTGTCTGAACTATTCGACACCAACCAGTCGATCGACATCGCCCTGTTTGGCCGCATGGTGGCGGACGCACCCGATTTTAATGTCGATGCGAGTTCGCAGGTGGCGCACGCGTTGGGGGTTGCCCCGGCGGAGCAGGAGTTCGATTACTTTACCGCGGTCGATGACATCACTGTGCAGGAAGAAGAAACGGGAGCTGGGATGATTGGTACCCTCCCGATGATGTCTTCTACCCTGTACCGGTACGCGACAGTTAACGCAGATCAGTTGGCCGCTAACCTTACGGACGATAAGGAAGTTACCGGTGCGGCGATTGCCGCTTTTATTGAGGCTTTTATTCGCTCTATGCCCACGGGTAAGCAGAACACGTTTGCGAACCGGACGTTGCCGGACGCGGTGCTGGTTGCGATCCGTGAGGACCGCCCCATTTCGTACGTGAACGCGTTCGAGGAGGCGATTGAGGAAACTGGTAAAGGGATTCGCACTGAGGCGGCCACGAGGCTGGTGAAAGAAGCACAAGCGATCGAAGCAACATACGATACGAAACCGGTTAAGAGCTGGGTGATTGCTCTGCCGGATCTGGCGGAGATTTTGGAGCCGCTGGGTGAGGTTGGGTCGCGTTCAGAAGTGTTGGGCCAGTTGCGGGAGGCGCTTACGTCTTTGGATCTTGGTTCGAGTGAGGCGTGA
- the casB gene encoding type I-E CRISPR-associated protein Cse2/CasB, whose protein sequence is MMDVDETQQNPRADKGLYATVVSAVERLYAGISASDTRAESASKAALATLRRGAGKDPEDDLVAWMQVMELVVPEIEPKYLGKRERPSQSENAIYTALVFYALHQQGREKNMHTRNQTFAQAAGVLAHRRDSVSTKGRFDSLLTAKTRKARDYYIRNLISLLRAEEIPFNYGALASDLRALESAQHRKGVLLRWGRDFSFGYSVSKYGKDSKETTNPEETK, encoded by the coding sequence ATGATGGACGTGGACGAAACCCAACAGAATCCGCGCGCAGACAAAGGGCTGTACGCAACCGTTGTGAGTGCGGTGGAGCGGCTCTACGCCGGCATTTCAGCAAGTGACACGCGCGCAGAATCAGCGAGCAAAGCCGCGTTAGCGACCCTGCGCCGCGGGGCTGGGAAAGATCCGGAAGACGATCTGGTTGCGTGGATGCAAGTGATGGAACTGGTGGTTCCCGAAATAGAACCGAAGTATTTAGGTAAACGCGAGCGGCCCTCACAGTCAGAGAACGCGATTTACACCGCACTCGTGTTCTACGCACTGCACCAGCAGGGGCGGGAAAAAAACATGCACACACGGAACCAAACGTTTGCGCAGGCAGCGGGGGTACTGGCGCACAGACGCGACAGCGTGTCCACCAAAGGCAGGTTCGATTCCCTACTAACAGCTAAAACTCGCAAAGCACGCGACTACTACATTCGAAACCTAATCAGCTTATTGCGAGCGGAAGAAATCCCGTTCAACTACGGTGCTCTGGCAAGCGACCTTAGAGCTTTGGAGTCCGCACAGCATCGTAAAGGCGTGTTGTTGCGGTGGGGACGCGATTTTTCATTCGGATATTCAGTTAGCAAATACGGAAAAGATAGTAAAGAAACAACAAATCCTGAGGAGACAAAATGA
- the casA gene encoding type I-E CRISPR-associated protein Cse1/CasA — translation MENSFNLVDEPWIPVRMRDGTNKILSLRDTFANSGQITRIQGDSPTQNYAVLRVLLAIIWRAHLTDPDFTQVLSDRDEYTGWWFDNLEDPQWLNSSPINDYLDRWHERFELIHSPKPFMQVNDLQTTSGKTLGIARIIPKAEKDQFTMRDGQKREALSLPEAARWLIALQAYDYSGIKPGAVGDPRVKGGKGYPIGTGWTGTTGGVVLHGRCLAQTFILNLPVNLMADDKRELDLPPWERTPDTSAPRDVQRPLGPVDILTWQVRRVRLVVENNEVVRVLVTNGDRVETANEFNDPMTAYRWSKNKSKKNNDVYYPRTHAEERTVWRSLDPLLVFSNKQPKPEQANQIPQTINWLRSIQERGEHLEQNIGVELVGVVYGTQSAVIENTIHAELEMKLQLLMSNNADIIFHLLEAAQAAQDAAIAVGQFGGRLKQALGDDYQFDPSLTERVLYDAEPDFKNWLGSISNTTNIDQAWGQWAQSLYQQFCLFAQDMAYAAGPQAAIGVMKPKGEQDDGVLYSSSLAYSWLEYRLSKVLNVKERNMTLNKINHPSGRRK, via the coding sequence ATGGAAAACTCATTTAACCTCGTAGACGAACCATGGATACCGGTTCGAATGCGCGACGGCACAAACAAAATACTGTCACTACGCGACACATTCGCGAACAGTGGACAGATCACACGGATTCAAGGTGACAGCCCCACCCAGAATTACGCGGTACTACGCGTCCTACTCGCAATAATCTGGCGCGCGCACCTAACCGACCCAGATTTTACGCAAGTGCTTTCCGACCGCGACGAATACACCGGATGGTGGTTCGACAACCTCGAAGACCCCCAGTGGCTCAACAGCAGTCCAATCAACGATTACCTAGACAGATGGCACGAGCGGTTCGAGCTCATCCACTCCCCCAAACCGTTCATGCAGGTGAACGATCTGCAAACCACCAGTGGTAAAACCCTCGGTATTGCCCGCATCATCCCTAAAGCGGAAAAAGACCAGTTCACCATGCGGGACGGGCAAAAACGTGAAGCGCTTTCTTTACCTGAGGCAGCCAGGTGGCTCATCGCGTTACAAGCCTACGACTACTCTGGGATTAAACCCGGTGCCGTCGGAGACCCGCGGGTTAAAGGTGGCAAGGGGTACCCCATCGGCACAGGGTGGACCGGAACCACCGGTGGAGTGGTATTGCACGGGCGATGCCTCGCGCAAACCTTCATCTTGAACCTCCCGGTAAACCTCATGGCAGATGACAAACGCGAACTAGACCTGCCCCCGTGGGAACGCACGCCAGACACATCCGCACCCCGAGACGTGCAAAGACCACTGGGGCCGGTGGACATCCTCACGTGGCAAGTGCGGCGCGTCCGTCTAGTAGTTGAAAATAATGAGGTTGTGCGCGTGCTGGTTACAAACGGAGACCGCGTCGAAACCGCGAACGAATTCAACGACCCCATGACGGCTTACCGGTGGTCAAAAAACAAGTCGAAGAAAAACAACGACGTGTATTACCCGCGCACGCATGCGGAAGAACGAACCGTGTGGCGCAGTTTAGACCCGCTGCTCGTGTTCAGTAATAAGCAGCCAAAGCCAGAACAAGCAAACCAGATTCCGCAAACAATAAACTGGTTACGCTCGATTCAAGAAAGAGGCGAGCACCTGGAACAAAACATTGGGGTGGAACTGGTTGGCGTGGTTTACGGCACCCAATCTGCAGTTATAGAAAACACCATCCACGCGGAGCTGGAGATGAAACTGCAGCTACTCATGTCCAACAATGCCGACATCATCTTCCACCTGCTGGAAGCCGCGCAGGCGGCGCAAGATGCAGCTATAGCAGTCGGTCAGTTCGGTGGGCGGCTAAAACAAGCGTTAGGTGACGATTACCAGTTTGACCCCTCGCTCACCGAGAGAGTGCTCTACGATGCGGAGCCTGATTTTAAGAACTGGCTTGGCAGCATCAGCAACACCACCAACATTGACCAGGCTTGGGGCCAGTGGGCACAGAGCCTATACCAGCAGTTCTGCCTCTTTGCCCAAGACATGGCATACGCCGCCGGCCCTCAAGCAGCAATCGGCGTTATGAAACCAAAAGGCGAGCAAGACGACGGAGTGCTCTACTCCTCTTCCCTTGCATACAGCTGGTTAGAGTACCGGCTCAGCAAGGTCCTCAACGTAAAGGAAAGAAATATGACACTTAACAAGATCAACCACCCTAGTGGAAGGAGGAAATGA